GGCCAGCTCTCAGTCGCTTTGCGGATTATAAGCGGTTTGCGCGGATTTAAGTAATTGTTAACAAAATCCTCCCTGCTTATATGGTCTACACTATCAATCGGTGTAAGCGTTATACTCATTTTCACAAATTAATTAACAGTCAAAATTAATTCTTTGTAAAAAAAATGTAAACGATTTTGCGGGATTTTGAAATTTAGCTGACAGTTTTTGGTTCAGTTTGCAGTTATCAGTTTGCAGCAGGCGGTTAGTAGTAATTCTCTGCTGCAAACTGCCCACCGCAAACTGCAAACTGATTTAATTCGTTTTCAGCACAGAGCTAACAACCTGTATAACGCCGTTGCTTTGGGGCACATCGGCTATGGTAATAAATGCTTTACCCCCTTTTTCATCAACAAGATAAAGTTTTGCTCCCTGCGACATCACGGTTATGGTGCCGCCGCTCAGGGTGTTCAGTTCCAGTTTGCCTTTGCCTTCCTTTACTTTTGCCAGTAAATCGGCCGAGGTAAATTTGCCGGGCACTACATGGTAGGTGAGTAATTTAATGAGGCCGGCTTTGCTGGCCGGTTTCATTAAATTATCAACAGTGCCCGCCGGGAGCAGGGCAAAAGCCTCATTGGTGGGGGCAAAAACCGTATAAGGGCCTGCTGCCGATAGCGTGGGCGCTAACCCCGCCGCCTTAATGGCGTTAACCAGTGTGGTATGATCTTTTGATGCCGAAGCATTTTGCACAATATTTTTAGTGGGCAGCATGGCTGCACCGCCTACGGTTTTTTGAGCATAAACTTTAGGGGCAGTTATAATTGCTGTAAATGATAAAGCGATGATGAGCAGTTTTTTCATAATTGCAGGTTATATTTAACAATACGATTGATAAAGGTAAACAGTTTTCAAAACCATTTTGCTTTGTAACAAAGTACTGACCGCCAAAAACAGCAAAGGTTTAAAAAAACAGTTCGGCCGCTATATGGTCGGCATAAAGTTTACCGGTAGAGGTAAGGTAAATAATATTTTCTTTTTGGGTGATCCATTCACGCTCAAAAAATTCGGCGGCTTCTTTTGATAACTGATCTGCTGCACCTTTGGCTATTTGGTTTAGTTTGTCAAGATCAAGGCCCCAGATAGTGCGAAGCGAAGTCATGACGTATTCGTTCAGGCGGTTTTCTTCGGTTAGCTCTTCAGTTTCGGCCGGGATGGTTTTTTTTTCGAGCCCCTGTATATATTTTGCATTATTGGCTATGTTCCAGGTGCGGGTATTACCATTGTACGAGTGTGCCGACGGACCGATGCCGAGATATTTAACACCTTTCCAGTAATTGGAATTATGGCGCGAGTAATGGCCCGGTTTGCAAAAGTTGGAGATCTCGTAATGCTCAAATCCATGCGCCTGCATGGCGTCCATTAATACCATAAACTGTTCAGCACTTTGCTGATCATTCATGGGGGGCTGCTTTTTTTTGCTGATGAATGAGGCCAGCGCGGTTTGCGGCTCAACCGTCATGGAATATGTGGAGATATGGGGTACATCCAGCTCAAAAACTTTGTCGAGGTTTTGCTTCCATTTGGTATCGCTTAGCATCGGGTAACCATAAATCAAATCGACAGTGATGTTTTCAAAACCGGCATCCTGCGCCCGTTTAACCGATGCTTCGGCTTCGTGATTGCGATGTACGCGGTTCATCCAGAATAAATCCTCATCAAAAAACGATTGGATGCCGATGCTGAAGCGGTTAACCGGTGTACCGCGCAAGGCCTTGAGTTTATCAGCTTTCAAATCATCAGGATTGGCTTCCAACGTTATTTCGGCTCCGGAGGATACCGTGTGCAATTCTGTAATGGTATTGATAATCCGGCTGATCTCATCTCCCTCTAAAACTGATGGTGTGCCGCCGCCAAAGTAAATGGTTTCGATGGTTTCGCCGTTGAGGTAGCTTTTTTGCAGTTTGATTTCGCGCAGCAAGGCCTGCAGCATTTCGTCTTTATATTTTAACGATGTGCTGAAATGGAAATCGCAATAATGGCAAGCCTGCCTGCAAAAAGGGATATGGATGTAAATGCCTGCCATGCGGCAAATGTAATGCAATTATAGGTTTTGTGCAGGAAGTATTGAAGTTCTGATTATCGCCGGACGTAAGCAGTTGTTAACAAACTATCATTCTGCCTATATTGGCTTAATCAATTAAACCAACTATGAACCGATGTGCTGTTACGTTAATAACTTATGCCTTCTTTGTGTTAGGCGCTTCCGCTCAGCAAAATAAAAAAAACATCCAGGTTAACATCAATAAACTGTTAAACGCCCGCCCTGTAACAACCGCTACCGATGGCAAACTGCAAAACTGGACTATAGGTATTGACGGAGCAGGAAAGGGAGATGGCTATCTTACGGCAACTGCCGCATCGCTCAACGGCGATAAAAATACCAACGCCTTGCCTGATAATCCCCTGATTCCCTCCAATTCGCATCATCCTGAAATACTGTTGCATTACAAAAATGGCGACGCCGGAAACCAGGCCCACAATATAGCCGGTGTTGATAGTTTTAAGTTTAACGTCCCTCGTGAAAAATATTCGGATTTCTATCTGAGCCTTACCAGTTCGGAAGGGCCTTCACGTTTGCATATCACCCTAAACTATACTAATGGCAGTGAAACCAAGGATTTTCGCCTGCCGGATTATTATAATGATATCCCTGAAAACGATCCTGATTTGAGCTACGTTGTCCACAACCTGGCCAAATGGAACCCCCAAAATAAAATGGCCGAAGCCGATCATCACAATATTGATGCGATGAATATCCACCCCGATGAAAAACGAATTCTGAAAAATATAGTTGTAAGCAAAGAGCATGACGGATACCTTGTGTTTTGGGCGGCAACCGGAGTTATCAGATAAGGAAGCCCGGAGAGAATTTTAATCGATAAAAATTATTTACTTCATAAAATTCGGGTTCAGATAATTACCCTATTTTTGCAGCAAATTTACTAAGCCCCCGGTTTAAGCTTTCATAATGCGTTTAATAGTTTGGTGTTGCCTGCTTTTTGTAATGAGTTATTCTGTAGCGTACGCGCAACAGGATTCGGCAGCGCGTGATACGCAGGTTACGGCAAGGGCTCGTGCTTTCAGGCCCGGCAATTCGGTTTTAGATTCGGTGGCAAACGCTATGCAAAACCGCGAAAAGTTTGTAACCGATTCGTTTACCATGCGCTATTTAAGGCCGCCCGATGCAGCTATGCGGGCCCAATATGCCGACAGCGTATTTAAAAACGAACTTTACCACGGCTACGGCTTCCTCGATCTGCACTCGCAATCAAAAAACCGGGTAATGGAAGGTCATGCACGCGGCGCGCGCGATCCCTGGGCAATTGTTACCATTATAGGCATCCTGTTGTACACCGCTGTTCTGAATCTGGTTTTAAGTAAGGATATCAGCACTGTGTATACTTCTTTTTACAGCAAGCGGGTGCTTTCAATTGCAGGTAAAGAGGAGGGGCCGGTGAGTACCTGGGCATTTCTGGGCTTGTTTTTGCTTTTCTGCGCCACCTTCAGCATGTTTTTATACCAGCTTGCAGCATACAAAGGTGTTTATTACAGGGTGGCCGGCAGCAGGCTTTTTATATGGCTTACCATAATAGTTGGCGCATTGTTTTTCCTTAAATTTTTAATACTGAAATTTTTGGGATTTATTTTCGATATCGACAAACTGGTAAGCGAGTACCTGAATATTTTGCACCTTACCTATTTTAATATTGCATTTGTTTTTTTGCCTGTAGTAATTTGCTTTAGCTTGCTTGGGGCGCAGTATATTCCGTTTTTACTTACAATTACCCTTGTTCTCATCATCATAATCTTTATCTGGCAGTATATCAGGAGCAGCGTAAATATAATTTCTACGTTTCGATTTCATAAATTTTATTTATTTACGTATCTTTGTGCCCTCGAAATTTGCCCTGTTTTGATTTTAATAAAGGCATTGAATATTAAAATTTAGGTTATTAAAAGCACTGAATTGGAAGATAGAAAGAAAAAGGTTAAAAGCATACTGGTTACTTTGCCTAAACCCGAAAACGACAAAAATCCTTATGCCGAGCTGGCAAAAAAGCTTAACCTGAAAATTGATTTCAGATCATTTATTCATGTTGAGGGTGTACCTGCAAAGGATTTCAGGAAGGAAAAAATAAACCTGGCCGATTTTAGCGCCGTTATTTTTACCAGCCGCAACTCGGCCGATCATTTTTTCCGCATCTGCGAAGAAATGCGCTTTGAGGTTCCGGTTGAGATGAAATATTTTTGCCTGTCAGAAACTATTGCCCTGTATCTTCAAAAATATATTCAGTACCGCAAGCGTAAGATATTTTTCGGCAAGCAAACCGCTGCCGATCTGGCTGAGGTATTGAAAAAGCATTCTTCGGAGAAATTTCTTTACCCATGTTCAGACGTTGCGGCCGAAGAAACTCAGCGCTTTTTGCTGGAGAACGGTTATAACTTTACGCCGGCTGTGCTTTTCCGCACCGTTTGCAGTGATCTTTCTGATCTGGCTGATGTATTTTATGATGTGATTGCGTTTTTCAGCCCATCAAGCATCCAGTCGCTGTACAAAAACTTTCCCGATTTTAAGCAGAATAATACCCGTATTGCCGCCTTTGGTGCCACTACTCATAAGGCTGTGCTTGAAGCCGGTTTAATTTTAGATATCCCCGCTCCAACTCCCGTTGCGCCATCCATGACAATGGCAATTGAGCAGTACGTAAAGCTGGTGAATAAATAATTATAATTTTATTCAAACAACTGCAACTTTTTAACGTATTATACCGTATAACAGCTAACTAATTGGCATATTAGCAATTAGTTAGCATAATGTTAAATGTGCGGCATTTTTTGCCGTATGTTATGGTTATACGGTATATTTATCTACTGATATCACCAGATTATCGTTTTTTATCGCTTACATTGCGCAAAATGTGATATATTCGGGCGTCGCATTGTGTTATAGTGATATAATTGATTTTTTGAATTAAAAAATGAAGCAGATTTACTTTCTAATAGTTGTTTTAGCCGGTGGTGTTTTAAGTGGCTGCGGTCGCGGCGGTGGTGACAGGGGCGAGGTTGTAGGCGTTCCGGCACGTTCATTCAGGGCCGAAGTTCCTTATGGCATGGTTTATATTCCGG
The sequence above is a segment of the Mucilaginibacter celer genome. Coding sequences within it:
- a CDS encoding fasciclin domain-containing protein codes for the protein MKKLLIIALSFTAIITAPKVYAQKTVGGAAMLPTKNIVQNASASKDHTTLVNAIKAAGLAPTLSAAGPYTVFAPTNEAFALLPAGTVDNLMKPASKAGLIKLLTYHVVPGKFTSADLLAKVKEGKGKLELNTLSGGTITVMSQGAKLYLVDEKGGKAFITIADVPQSNGVIQVVSSVLKTN
- a CDS encoding uroporphyrinogen-III synthase — its product is MEDRKKKVKSILVTLPKPENDKNPYAELAKKLNLKIDFRSFIHVEGVPAKDFRKEKINLADFSAVIFTSRNSADHFFRICEEMRFEVPVEMKYFCLSETIALYLQKYIQYRKRKIFFGKQTAADLAEVLKKHSSEKFLYPCSDVAAEETQRFLLENGYNFTPAVLFRTVCSDLSDLADVFYDVIAFFSPSSIQSLYKNFPDFKQNNTRIAAFGATTHKAVLEAGLILDIPAPTPVAPSMTMAIEQYVKLVNK
- the hemW gene encoding radical SAM family heme chaperone HemW; translation: MAGIYIHIPFCRQACHYCDFHFSTSLKYKDEMLQALLREIKLQKSYLNGETIETIYFGGGTPSVLEGDEISRIINTITELHTVSSGAEITLEANPDDLKADKLKALRGTPVNRFSIGIQSFFDEDLFWMNRVHRNHEAEASVKRAQDAGFENITVDLIYGYPMLSDTKWKQNLDKVFELDVPHISTYSMTVEPQTALASFISKKKQPPMNDQQSAEQFMVLMDAMQAHGFEHYEISNFCKPGHYSRHNSNYWKGVKYLGIGPSAHSYNGNTRTWNIANNAKYIQGLEKKTIPAETEELTEENRLNEYVMTSLRTIWGLDLDKLNQIAKGAADQLSKEAAEFFEREWITQKENIIYLTSTGKLYADHIAAELFF
- a CDS encoding DUF4271 domain-containing protein — protein: MRLIVWCCLLFVMSYSVAYAQQDSAARDTQVTARARAFRPGNSVLDSVANAMQNREKFVTDSFTMRYLRPPDAAMRAQYADSVFKNELYHGYGFLDLHSQSKNRVMEGHARGARDPWAIVTIIGILLYTAVLNLVLSKDISTVYTSFYSKRVLSIAGKEEGPVSTWAFLGLFLLFCATFSMFLYQLAAYKGVYYRVAGSRLFIWLTIIVGALFFLKFLILKFLGFIFDIDKLVSEYLNILHLTYFNIAFVFLPVVICFSLLGAQYIPFLLTITLVLIIIIFIWQYIRSSVNIISTFRFHKFYLFTYLCALEICPVLILIKALNIKI